The following coding sequences are from one Gossypium hirsutum isolate 1008001.06 chromosome A12, Gossypium_hirsutum_v2.1, whole genome shotgun sequence window:
- the LOC107936375 gene encoding bifunctional UDP-glucose 4-epimerase and UDP-xylose 4-epimerase 1, protein MGSSEKTILVTGGAGFIGTHTVVQLLNDGYRVSIIDNLDNSVIEAVHRVKDLVGPELSQKLDFNLGDLRNRDDLEKLFSKTKFDAVIHFAGLKAVAESVGNPRRYFDNNLIGTINLYEVMAKYNCKKMVFSSSATVYGQPEKIPCVEDFELKAMNPYGRTKLFLEEIARDIQKAEPDWSIILLRYFNPVGAHESGKIGEDPKGIPNNLMPYIQQVAVGRLPELNVYGHDYPTKDGSAVRDYIHVMDLADGHIAAVRKLFSSENIGCIAYNLGTGSGTSVLEMVAAFEEASGKKIPIKLCPRRPGDATAVYASTKKAQKELGWKAKYGIAEMCRDQWKWASNNPWGYQSKP, encoded by the exons ATGGGTTCTTCAGAAAAAACTATTCTTGTTACTGGTGGAGCTGGGTTCATTGGCACCCACACTGTCGTGCAGCTTCTCAATGATGGATACAGAGTGTCAATTATTGACAATCTTGATAATTCTGTTATTGAAGCTGTTCATAGGGTTAAGGACTTGGTGGGTCCTGAGCTTTCCCAGAAACTTGACTTCAATTTG GGTGATCTGAGGAATAGGGATGACTTGGAGAAGCTTTTCTCTAAGACTAA GTTTGACGCTGTCATCCACTTCGCTGGCCTTAAGGCCGTTGCTGAAAGTGTCGGTAACCCTCGTCGTTATTTCGATAACAATTTGATTGGAACTATCAATCTGTATGAGGTCATGGCCAAATATAATTGTAAAAAG ATGGTATTCTCTTCCTCTGCAACAGTCTATGGCCAACCTGAAAAAATACCATGTGTTGAGGATTTTGAGCTGAAGGCCATGAATCCTTATGGAAGGACCAAG CTTTTCCTAGAAGAAATTGCACGAGACATACAGAAGGCAGAACCAGATTGGAGTATTATTTTACTGCGGTACTTCAATCCTGTGGGTGCTCATGAGAGTGGTAAAATCGGCGAAGATCCAAAGGGTATCCCCAACAATCTCATGCCTTACATACAGCAAGTAGCTGTCGGCAGATTGCCTGAACTTAATGTATATGGTCATGATTATCCAACAAAGGACGGCAGTGCG GTTCGAGATTACATCCATGTTATGGACTTAGCTGATGGTCATATTGCTGCAGTTAGGAAGCTTTTTTCCTCTGAGAATATAG GCTGTATTGCCTATAACCTCGGAACCGGCAGTGGTACATCTGTGCTTGAAATGGTTGCTGCTTTTGAGGAAGCTTCTGGAAAG AAAATCCCCATTAAACTATGCCCCAGAAGGCCAGGAGATGCTACAGCTGTTTATGCTTCCACTAAAAAAGCTCAAAAAGAACTTGGTTGGAA AGCAAAATATGGTATAGCAGAGATGTGCAGAGATCAATGGAAGTGGGCAAGCAACAATCCATGGGGATACCAGTCAAAGCCTTAG
- the LOC107936391 gene encoding protein P21, giving the protein MSYLTISQISSLLFFSVLFISAHAARFEIRNECSYTVWAAASPGGGRRLDPQQSWTIDVPAGTAMARIWGRTNCNFDASGRGHCQTGDCGGLLQCKGWGVPPNTLAEYALNQFGNMDFYDISLVDGFNIPMVFGPTNGGCHNIRCTADINGQCPNELRAPGGCNNPCTVFKTNEYCCTQGYGTCGPTRYSRFFKNRCGDSYSYPQDDPSSTFTCPAGSNYRVVFCPRGSPHIEMVGSKSQEK; this is encoded by the coding sequence ATGAGCTACTTAACCATTTCCCAAATCTCCTCCCTCCTCTTCTTTAGCGTCCTTTTCATTTCCGCTCATGCAGCGCGCTTTGAAATCCGCAATGAGTGCTCCTACACCGTCTGGGCAGCAGCCTCTCCTGGTGGTGGCCGTCGCCTAGACCCTCAGCAAAGTTGGACCATCGATGTGCCTGCTGGCACTGCTATGGCTCGTATTTGGGGTCGAACCAATTGCAATTTCGATGCCAGTGGTAGGGGTCATTGCCAAACCGGTGATTGTGGTGGACTCCTTCAATGCAAAGGTTGGGGTGTACCTCCAAACACCCTGGCTGAATATGCACTTAACCAATTTGGAAACATGGATTTCTACGACATTTCCTTAGTTGATGGGTTTAATATCCCCATGGTGTTTGGTCCAACTAATGGCGGGTGTCACAACATTCGGTGCACTGCAGACATCAACGGACAATGCCCGAATGAGTTAAGAGCTCCTGGTGGGTGCAATAACCCATGCACAGTGTTTAAGACCAATGAATATTGTTGCACTCAAGGGTACGGAACCTGTGGTCCGACCCGTTATTCAAGGTTTTTCAAGAACCGGTGCGGTGATTCATACAGTTATCCTCAAGATGATCCTTCGAGCACCTTTACTTGCCCTGCTGGTTCCAATTACAGGGTCGTGTTTTGCCCTAGAGGCTCACCTCATATAGAGATGGTCGGAAGTAAGAGCCAAGAAAAATAA
- the LOC107936399 gene encoding RHOMBOID-like protein 2 translates to MGSWDPEKGSKGKKKKTDSSYECEKPWIPWLLPTIVLANIIIFVLMMYTNNCPKNNKRSKGKCVARYLGRFSFQPSKENPLFGPSSNTMDKWGALQWSKVVHGKQGWRFITCLWLHGGLIHLFANVLSFFFIGIRHEQQFGYVRVGVIYLLSGFGGSILSSLFMQHTTTVGASGALFGLIGAICSEFLTNWTIYTYKVTAVITFIAIIVLNLAVGVLPHIDNFANIGGFFTGFLLGFVLLFRPQSGWIKPQHRPAGAAVIPKHKPYQYVFCVIAVLLLIVGFGMGLFLVFKGENGNKHCSWCHHLTCAPTSKWPCGY, encoded by the exons ATGGGAAGTTGGGATCCAGAGAAAGGGAGTAAAGGTAAGAAGAAGAAAACTGATAGCAGTTACGAATGTGAAAAGCCATGGATTCCATGGCTTCTTCCGACGATTGTGTtggctaatattattatatttgttttgatGATGTATACCAATAATTGTCCTAAGAACAATAAGAGATCCAAAGGAAAGTGTGTGGCTAGGTATCTTGGCAGGTTTTCTTTTCAGCCTTCCAAAGAAAATCCTCTCTTTGGTCCTTCGTCTAATAC AATGGATAAGTGGGGAGCACTACAGTGGAGCAAGGTAGTACATGGCAAACAAGGATGGAGGTTCATCACTTGCCTCTGGCTGCATGGAGGTCTTATTCATCTGTTTGCAAACGTGTTGAGCTTTTTCTTTATTGGAATACGCCATGAACAGCAATTTggatatg TGCGTGTTGGGGTTATCTATCTATTATCCGGTTTTGGTGGGAGCATACTGTCTTCCTTGTTCATGCAACATACTACAACTGTGGGTGCCTCTGGTGCTTTATTTGGCCTTATTGGGGCAATTTGTTCAGAGTTTCTAACTAACTGGACCATCTACACCTACAAG GTTACGGCTGTGATCACATTCATAGCCATCATTGTCCTTAACTTAGCAGTAGGGGTTCTTCCTCATATTGACAACTTTGCAAATATAGGAGGCTTCTTCACTGGCTTTCTACTCGGATTCGTTTTGCTGTTTCGTCCCCAATCCGGGTGGATAAAACCCCAGCATCGTCCTGCTGGTGCTGCTGTAATACCAAAGCACAAGCCATACCAATACGTTTTTTGTGTCATTGCTGTGCTTTTACTCATTGTTGG TTTCGGGATGGGTTTATTCCTGGTGTTTAAAGGAGAGAATGGAAACAAGCATTGCAGCTGGTGCCATCACCTGACCTGTGCGCCTACATCAAAATGGCCTTGTGGATACTAA
- the LOC107936393 gene encoding thaumatin-like protein 1, with translation MSYLTISQISSILFFSVLFISAHAARFEIRNECPYTVWAAASPGGGRRLDPWQSWTIDVPAGTAMARIWGRTNCNFDASGRGHCQTGDCGGLLQCQGWGVPPNTLAEYALNQFGNMDFYDISLVDGFNIPMVFGPTNGGCHNIRCTADINGQCPNELRAPGGCNNPCAVFKTNEYCCTQGYGTCGPTSYSRFFKDRCGDSYSYPQDDPSSTFTCPAGSNYRVVFCPRGSPRIEMVGSKNQEK, from the coding sequence ATGAGCTACTTAACCATTTCCCAGATCTCTTCCATTCTCTTCTTCAGCGTTCTTTTCATTTCCGCCCATGCAGCGCGCTTTGAAATCCGCAATGAGTGCCCCTACACTGTTTGGGCGGCAGCCTCTCCTGGTGGTGGTCGTCGCCTAGACCCTTGGCAAAGTTGGACCATCGATGTGCCTGCTGGCACTGCTATGGCTCGTATTTGGGGTCGAACCAATTGCAATTTCGATGCCAGTGGTAGGGGTCATTGCCAGACCGGCGATTGTGGTGGACTCCTTCAATGTCAAGGTTGGGGTGTACCTCCAAACACCCTGGCTGAATATGCACTTAACCAATTTGGAAACATGGATTTCTACGACATTTCCTTAGTTGATGGGTTTAACATCCCCATGGTGTTTGGTCCAACTAATGGCGGTTGTCACAACATTCGGTGCACTGCAGACATCAACGGACAATGCCCGAATGAGTTAAGAGCTCCTGGTGGGTGCAATAACCCATGCGCAGTGTTTAAGACCAATGAATATTGTTGCACTCAAGGGTACGGAACCTGTGGTCCGACCAGTTATTCAAGGTTTTTCAAGGACCGCTGCGGTGATTCATACAGTTATCCTCAAGATGATCCTTCAAGCACCTTTACTTGCCCTGCTGGTTCCAATTACAGGGTCGTGTTTTGCCCAAGAGGCTCACCCCGTATAGAGATGGTCGGAAGCAAGAACCAAGAAAAGTAA
- the LOC107947657 gene encoding thaumatin-like protein encodes MMSFRNISMYYFVCVAVHGITLANAATFSIQNNCPYTVWAAAAPGGGRQLDHGQVWDLNVSSGVGGARIWARTGCEFNESGQGKCQTGDCGGLLQCQGHGLPPNTLAEYTLNQFDGMDFFDISLVDGFNVPMEFSPTSGGCNRGIKCTSQIVGQCPSELQAPGGCNNPCTVFKTDEYCCNSGKCGPTNFSSFFKERCPDAYSYPKDDETSTFTCPTATNYKVVFCP; translated from the coding sequence ATGATGAGCTTCAGAAACATTTCAATGTATTACTTCGTTTGTGTTGCGGTTCACGGTATTACATTAGCCAATGCAGCCACTTTCAGCATCCAAAACAATTGCCCCTACACAGTTTGGGCCGCCGCAGCGCCTGGTGGCGGCAGGCAACTTGACCACGGCCAAGTGTGGGACCTCAACGTGAGCTCTGGAGTAGGAGGTGCCCGTATCTGGGCTCGAACGGGTTGCGAATTCAATGAAAGTGGACAAGGTAAATGCCAGACAGGTGACTGTGGGGGGCTCCTTCAATGCCAAGGCCATGGTTTACCCCCAAATACCTTGGCTGAATACACATTGAACCAGTTCGATGGTATGGATTTCTTTGATATATCTCTTGTTGATGGGTTCAACGTTCCCATGGAATTTAGCCCAACTTCTGGTGGGTGCAACAGAGGCATAAAATGCACTTCACAGATTGTAGGGCAGTGCCCTAGTGAACTTCAAGCCCCTGGTGGGTGTAACAATCCTTGTACTGTGTTCAAAACTGATGAATATTGTTGCAATTCTGGGAAATGTGGTCCGACAAATTTCTcaagtttttttaaagaaagatgTCCCGATGCTTACAGTTACCCTAAAGACGATGAAACAAGTACATTTACTTGTCCTACTGCTACTAATTATAAGGTAGTTTTTTGTCCTTGA
- the LOC107936398 gene encoding thaumatin-like protein, producing the protein MKLESLSPFFFPFVALCFTVATAATFTIRNNCSYTVWAAAVAASGGGGGKRLESGATWNLNVKPGTRGARIWARTNCQFDEAGQGRCKTGDCGGRLKCKAYGNPPNTLAEFALNQYKNLDFFHISLVDGFNVPMEFSPTSGLCKKGIQCTADIVRQCPKELEAPGGCNDPCTVFKTQKYCCYYGKCGPTDFSKFFKARCPSAYTYPRDDPSSTVTCPGGTNYKVVFCPIGSPHLEMVASMSQEE; encoded by the coding sequence ATGAAGTTGGAAAGCCTCTCTCCGTTTTTCTTCCCTTTCGTTGCTCTTTGCTTCACGGTGGCCACTGCTGCCACTTTTACCATTCGAAACAACTGCTCCTACACGGTCTGGGCAGCAGCCGTGGCCGCCTccggtggtggtggtggtaagAGGCTAGAGAGCGGTGCAACTTGGAATCTAAATGTGAAGCCCGGCACTAGAGGAGCACGTAtctgggctcgaaccaattgccAATTCGATGAAGCCGGACAAGGCAGATGCAAAACCGGTGATTGTGGGGGGCGACTTAAGTGCAAAGCCTATGGTAATCCCCCAAACACCTTGGCTGAATTCGCACTAAACCAGTACAAAAACTTGGATTTCTTCCATATCTCTCTGGTTGATGGATTTAATGTTCCTATGGAGTTTAGCCCAACCTCTGGGTTGTGCAAGAAGGGCATTCAATGCACAGCTGATATAGTAAGGCAGTGCCCTAAGGAATTGGAAGCCCCAGGTGGGTGCAATGATCCTTGCACCGTTTTCAAGACTCAAAAATATTGTTGCTATTACGGGAAGTGTGGCCCAACGGATTTTTCCAAGTTCTTCAAGGCAAGATGCCCCAGTGCTTATACTTATCCACGAGATGATCCTTCAAGCACAGTCACTTGCCCTGGTGGAACCAATTACAAGGTTGTGTTCTGCCCCATAGGCTCTCCTCATCTAGAGATGGTTGCAAGCATGAGCCAAGAAGAGTAA
- the LOC107936426 gene encoding E3 ubiquitin-protein ligase At4g11680, whose translation MASTSPTNRSSSDDIIDVTPLLSSTSNASRDESNPRRSVRRQSLREAARFLRRASSRRMMREPSMLVRETAAEQLEERQSDWAYSKPVVVLDIIWNFAFVAVSVGVLLSSREERPDTPLRLWIIGYALQCLLHMVCVCVEYRRRRRQQSMEYRPFNAGEEGILSPGSRVDSEQYVTLAQLEEDSGSGFAKHLESTNTMLSFIWWIVGFYWVSIGGQALARTSPQLYWLCIIFLGFDVFFVVFCVALACIIGIAVCCCLPCIIAILYAVADQEGASKEDIEQLSKFKFRKTDDDGKSAVNVQEPVGGIMTECGTDSPREHVLSPDDAECCICLSAYDDGVELRELPCGHHFHCACVDKWLHINATCPLCKYNILKSSSHEEV comes from the exons ATGGCTTCAACGAGTCCAACGAACCGATCCTCATCGGATGACATCATCGATGTGACGCCGCTTCTCTCATCAACAAGCAACGCGTCACGGGACGAGTCCAACCCGCGTCGATCCGTTCGTCGCCAGAGCCTTCGTGAAGCGGCTCGGTTCCTGCGCCGAGCCAGCAGCCGAAGAATGATGCGTGAACCGTCCATGCTGGTTCGAGAAACCGCCGCCGAGCAGCTCGAGGAGCGCCAGAGCGATTGGGCGTATTCGAAGCCCGTCGTGGTCCTCGACATTATCTGGAATTTCGCGTTCGTCGCGGTATCGGTTGGGGTTTTGCTCTCGAGCAGGGAAGAGAGGCCTGATACGCCGTTGAGGTTGTGGATAATAGGGTACGCTTTGCAGTGCTTGTTGCATATGGTTTGTGTTTGTGTGGAGTACAGGCGGCGGAGGAGGCAGCAGAGCATGGAGTACAGACCATTTAATGCCGGAGAGGAAGGGATTCTCAGCCCGGGATCGAGGGTGGATTCGGAGCAGTACGTGACATTGGCTCAGCTGGAAGAGGATAGTGGAAG CGGTTTTGCAAAGCATCTTGAATCTACAAATACTATGTTGTCATTCATCTGGTGGATCGTCGGATTCTACTGGGTATCTATAGGTGGCCAAGCATTAGCACGCACCTCGCCTCAACTTTATTG GCTTTGTATAATTTTTCTCGGTTTTGATGTCTTCTTTGTTGTTTTTTGCGTTGCACTGGCATGCATCATTGGTATTGCTGTCTGCTGCTGTCTTCCATGTATTATTGCAATCCTATATGCTGTGGCAGATCAG GAGGGAGCTTCCAAGGAAGACATCGAGCAGTTATCAAAATTCAAGTTCCGTAAAACTGACGATGATGGGAAATCTGCTGTTAATGTCCAAGAACCTGTTGGGGGAATAATGACCGAATGTGGAACCGATTCCCCTAGGGAACATGTGCTTTCCCCGGATGATGCG GAATGTTGCATTTGCCTTTCGGCTTACGATGACGGAGTTGAGCTACGGGAACTTCCTTGCGGTCACCATTTTCATTGTGCCTGTGTAGATAAGTGGCTACACATCAATGCTACCTGTCCACTCTGCAAATACAACATTTTAAAGAGTAGTAGCCACGAGGAAGTGTAG
- the LOC107936423 gene encoding LOW QUALITY PROTEIN: probable DEAD-box ATP-dependent RNA helicase 48 (The sequence of the model RefSeq protein was modified relative to this genomic sequence to represent the inferred CDS: inserted 1 base in 1 codon): MFSAVLLLRSKTHSILRTQIFTRAMGGGPRTFPGGLNKWQWKRLHEKKAKEKEKRLLDQEKQLYQARIRSQIRAKLAGRPDPSCDPTQYSPMSPNDHIKALADRFMKEGAEDLWNEKDGPLNSEEQERPRSVETARNPRSGLIHSPLNIKKLLSDSRRENEKPSGVSNSQFIKSRSYSVQANGKFKVNESSFAGIQSYFGSKDESLKRSGRNNISQVRLGKNETSSNQHESDSVSDNNSLKRFGPGGKGEKVSFQNNVKFIKSRNRMERRRFRRNESSSSDDESDLELEDEVEGXWGWRDVKKSGSSASLGKYDVKIKRRVPLKELEKEMDFSEQVQLLRQELEKKKLAEIEKKMGEGEPIYSKKRFDECGISPWIVKALSAAGYFQMTRVQEATLSVCLEGKDALVKAKTGTGKTAAFLLPAIETVLKAASTSTVQRVPPVFVLILCPTRELASQLAAEANALLKYHNGIGVQTLVGGTRFKVDQKRLESEPCQIIVATPGRLLDHVENKSTLSVRLMGLKMLILDEADHLLDLGFRKDVEKIVDCLPRQRQSLLFSATIPKEVRRISQLVLKREHAFIDTVGLGCVETHDKVKQSILVAPHELHFQIVHQLLKKHISVAPEYKVIVFCTTGMVTSLMYLHLREMKMNVREIHSRKPQIYRTRISDEFRDSKRLILVTSDVSAQGMDYPDVTLVIQMGIPSDREQYIHRLGRTGREGKDGEGILLIAPWEEYFLDEIKDLPLEKISLPDMDPDVKQKLEFSMAKIDGNVKEAAYHAWLGYYNSIREIGRDKTTLVELANQFSQSIGLQRPPSLFRKTALKMGLKDIPGIRIRK; the protein is encoded by the exons ATGTTCTCAGCGGTGCTCCTCCTACGCTCCAAAACCCATTCGATTCTCCGAACCCAAATTTTCACCCGAGCCATGGGAGGCGGTCCTCGGACCTTCCCCGGCGGCTTGAACAAGTGGCAATGGAAGCGCCTCCACGAGAAAAAAGCCAAGGAGAAAGAGAAAAGACTCCTCGACCAAGAGAAGCAACTTTACCAAGCCAGAATCCGATCCCAAATCCGCGCCAAACTAGCCGGGAGACCCGACCCGAGTTGCGATCCAACACAATATAGCCCCATGAGCCCCAACGACCACATCAAAGCCCTGGCTGATCGGTTCATGAAAGAAGGGGCGGAGGACTTGTGGAACGAAAAGGACGGTCCGTTGAACTCAGAGGAACAGGAACGGCCACGATCCGTTGAAACGGCTAGAAATCCACGGTCAGGATTAATTCATTCGCCGCTTAATATAAAGAAACTGCTATCTGATAGTCGAAGAGAAAATGAGAAACCAAGCGGTGTAAGTAATAGTCAATTTATTAAGAGTAGGAGCTATTCAGTTCAGGCTAACGGGAAATTCAAGGTAAACGAGAGTTCTTTTGCTGGGATTCAGTCATACTTCGGTTCAAAGGATGAGTCTTTGAAGCGTTCAGGGCGTAATAATATATCTCAGGTGAGGCTTGGGAAGAATGAGACTTCTTCTAATCAACATGAATCTGATTCCGTGTCGGATAATAATTCATTGAAGCGTTTTGGGCCTGGTGGTAAAGGCGAGAAGGTGAGTTTTCAGAATAATGTGAAGTTTATAAAGAGTAGGAACCGTATGGAGAGGAGGAGGTTTAGGAGGAACGAGAGCTCATCGAGTGATGATGAATCGGATTTGGAATTGGAAGATGAAGTGGAAG GTTGGGGTTGGAGGGATGTTAAGAAGTCAGGGAGTAGTGCATCGTTGGGAAAGTATGATGTGAAGATAAAACGGAGAGTGCCGTTGAAGGAACTAGAGAAGGAGATGGATTTTTCGGAGCAAGTGCAGTTGCTTAGGCAGGAGTTGGAAAAGAAGAAGTTGgctgaaattgaaaagaaaatgggGGAGGGAGAACCAATTTATAGTAAAAAAAG ATTTGATGAATGTGGTATATCCCCATGGATAGTCAAGGCACTTTCTGCAGCGGGATATTTTCAGATGACTCGAGTACAGGAGGCAACACTTTCTGTTTGTCTTGAGG GCAAAGATGCTTTGGTCAAAGCTAAAACTGGCACAGGAAAAACTGCAGCTTTTCTG CTTCCTGCAATTGAAACAGTTTTGAAGGCCGCTAGTACTAGTACCGTTCAGCGGGTGCCTCCGGTTTTTGTTCTCATTCTTTGCCCCACAAGAGAACTTGCAAGTCAGCTAGCTGCAGAAGCAAATGCTCTGCTGAAGTATCATAATGGCATAGGAGTCCAGACTCTAGTTGGAGGTACGCGTTTCAAAGTTGATCAGAAACGTCTCGAATCGGAACCATGCCAG ATAATTGTTGCAACACCTGGGAGATTGCTGGATCATGTTGAGAACAAGTCTACCTTGTCTGTGCGATTGATGGGATTGAAAATGCTTATACTTGATGAAGCTGACCACTTATTAGACTTGGGATTTCGGAAAGATGTTGAGAAAATTGTTGATTGTTTGCCCCGTCAAAGGCAGTCATTGTTGTTTTCTGCAACAATTCCAAAAGAG GTTCGTCGTATATCTCAGCTTGTTTTGAAGAGGGAACATGCTTTCATTGATACAGTGGGTCTAGGCTGTGTAGAAACTCATGACAAG GTTAAGCAATCTATTCTTGTTGCACCACATGAATTGCATTTTCAGATAGTTCATCAGCTTTTAAAGAAGCATATATCTGTAGCACCCGAGTACAAG GTCATTGTTTTCTGTACAACTGGGATGGTAACATCACTGATGTATTTGCATCTTCgagaaatgaaaatgaatgtCAGGGAGATCCATTCCAGAAAACCTCAAATTTACCGAACTCGTATCTCTGATGAATTCAGGGACTCTAAGAGGCTAATTCTTGTTACATCTGATGTTTCGGCTCAAGGAATGGATTATCCTGATGTCACTTTGGTTATTCAG ATGGGAATTCCTTCCGACCGAGAGCAATATATACACCGACTAGGAAGGACAGGACGGGAAGGCAAGGATGGAGAAGGTATCTTATTGATAGCTCCATGGGAAGAGTATTTCTTGGATGAAATTAAGGACTTGCCTCTTGAGAAAATCTCTTTACCAGATATGGATCCAGATGTCAAACAGAAG TTGGAGTTTTCAATGGCAAAGATTGATGGGAATGTCAAAGAAGCAGCATATCATGCTTGGCTTGGTTATTATAACTCGATCAGAGAAATTGGGCGGGATAAAACTACACTTGTTGAGCTGGCCAACCAGTTTTCCCAATCAATTGGCTTGCAAAGACCTCCATCTCTCTTCAGGAAGACCGCTTTAAAAATGGGTTTGAAAGATATACCTGGAATTCGAATCAGAAAATAG
- the LOC107936376 gene encoding CASP-like protein 4A4: protein MEQVDEAVKDEREHVLAIGFRIMPGVSPVASISQSQHQPFPTPSPFSFSVASTRWSSRPLIHRHSNLFLRFLVLLFSFISALTLVTPSTNNRHHPSPSFTDYPELIYCFIVAIIALVYTAFQLFKGISDIAHRGILISDLTSDYLSFVLDQLLVYLLVSSASAAVPTIGQVERGTALRKGTIASTSMAFATFLVMTICAILSGYKLCKRIGW, encoded by the exons ATGGAGCAGGTAGATGAAGCAGTGAAAGATGAAAGAGAACATGTCTTGGCTATTGGTTTTAGGATCATGCCTGGTGTTTCCCCTGTGGCATCTATTTCTCAGTCTCAGCACCAGCCATTTCCAACCCCTTCACCGTTCTCTTTCTCGGTGGCTTCGACAAGGTGGAGCTCAAGACCTTTGATACATCGTCACTCGAATCTCTTCCTTCGGTTCTTGGTGCTTCTCTTCTCCTTTATCTCAGCTCTCACACTGGTTACCCCATCCACAAACAATAGACACCATCCATCTCCTAGCTTCACCGATTACCCAGAATTGAT ATACTGCTTCATTGTAGCCATTATAGCTTTGGTGTACACAGCTTTCCAATTGTTTAAAGGCATTAGTGACATTGCTCATAGAGGCATTCTGATCTCGGATTTAACCTCAGACTACCTAAGCTTTGTCCTTGACCAG TTGTTGGTTTATCTTCTCGTCTCATCTGCTTCGGCAGCAGTGCCAACCATTGGACAGGTTGAGCGAGGCACAGCACTTAGGAAGGGAACCATCGCATCAACCAGCATGGCCTTTGCAACATTTCTAGTTATGACAATTTGTGCTATCTTGTCTGGCTACAAGCTTTGTAAGAGAATTGGCTGGTGA